A section of the Mesobacillus jeotgali genome encodes:
- the sleB gene encoding spore cortex-lytic enzyme, with translation MAAMALIMTLVQFSEVDQRAEAFTSQVLQQGAVGEDVIELQSRLKHIGFYNGKIDGVFGWGTYWALRNFQYEFGMKVDGIAGWQTKIKLANATPNAKIAWGGESAGGGKTGGGGGQAPPKTAAATNTPNGFSQNDIQLMANAVYGEARGEPYTGQVAVAAVILNRLDSATFPNTISGVIFEPRAFTAVADGQIWLTPNETAKKAVLDAINGWDPTGNALYYFNPDTATSAWIWGRPQIKKIGKHIFCK, from the coding sequence ATGGCCGCGATGGCTTTAATCATGACGTTAGTGCAATTTAGTGAAGTCGATCAGCGGGCAGAAGCGTTTACGAGCCAGGTGCTGCAGCAGGGAGCAGTAGGAGAGGATGTGATTGAACTACAATCACGACTTAAGCATATTGGTTTTTATAATGGCAAAATCGACGGAGTTTTTGGATGGGGAACCTATTGGGCTCTTCGGAATTTCCAATATGAGTTTGGTATGAAGGTCGATGGAATTGCCGGATGGCAGACAAAGATAAAGCTCGCGAATGCGACACCTAATGCCAAAATCGCCTGGGGTGGCGAATCTGCAGGCGGAGGTAAAACTGGCGGAGGAGGCGGACAGGCACCACCCAAGACGGCAGCAGCAACTAACACACCGAACGGATTTTCACAGAATGATATACAGCTCATGGCTAATGCGGTCTATGGGGAAGCGAGAGGCGAACCATATACAGGGCAGGTTGCGGTAGCTGCTGTCATTTTGAATCGTTTGGACAGTGCAACATTTCCGAATACGATTTCGGGTGTCATTTTTGAACCGCGGGCATTTACCGCTGTGGCTGACGGACAGATCTGGCTGACGCCAAATGAGACTGCAAAAAAAGCTGTCCTTGATGCGATCAATGGATGGGACCCAACCGGAAATGCTTTGTATTATTTCAATCCCGATACTGCGACCAGTGCCTGGATATGGGGCCGCCCGCAAATCAAGAAGATTGGAAAACATATTTTTTGTAAATAG
- the prsW gene encoding glutamic-type intramembrane protease PrsW, which produces MLGIVTAGVAPGLALLSYFYLKDQYESEPLSLVFKMFIFGALLVFPLMFIQYVLAAEGLFQGDFSKAFGTVGLLEEFFKWFILYYTIFQHISFDEPYDGIIYSASVSLGFASAENIFYLLANGLQDAIGRALLPVSSHALFGVIMGYYIGKAKFSSRLQKKWILMSLSVPVLLHGVYDFILMTREDWMVLMVPFMIFLWWLGLRKVKKARVLTLQHIDKQYTI; this is translated from the coding sequence ATGCTGGGAATAGTTACTGCCGGGGTAGCTCCGGGTCTGGCGCTGTTAAGCTATTTTTATTTGAAGGATCAATATGAGTCAGAACCGCTATCTTTGGTGTTTAAAATGTTTATATTCGGAGCATTGCTTGTATTTCCGCTTATGTTTATCCAATATGTACTGGCTGCCGAAGGACTTTTCCAGGGTGATTTTTCCAAAGCGTTCGGTACAGTGGGTCTTTTAGAAGAATTCTTCAAGTGGTTTATCCTTTATTATACGATTTTTCAGCATATTTCTTTTGATGAACCTTATGACGGAATCATTTATAGTGCTTCTGTCTCACTTGGTTTTGCTTCAGCGGAAAATATTTTTTACCTGTTGGCAAATGGTCTCCAGGATGCAATTGGCAGGGCGCTTTTGCCAGTTTCCAGCCATGCCCTCTTTGGGGTCATAATGGGTTATTATATAGGAAAGGCAAAATTTTCATCAAGGTTGCAGAAAAAATGGATCCTAATGTCATTATCAGTGCCAGTCTTACTTCATGGGGTTTATGATTTCATCCTTATGACACGGGAGGACTGGATGGTGCTCATGGTTCCCTTCATGATATTCCTCTGGTGGCTTGGCTTGAGAAAAGTTAAGAAAGCCCGGGTGCTGACACTTCAGCACATAGATAAGCAATATACTATCTGA